The genomic window ATTTGTAAGCTTTTTCAGAGCAGAAGATTTAATGTTTTATGGTTTTAGAGCACCACATGTTATAAGTTTCATAATGATGTTTTTTGCAGCAATTATAATAATAATTATTAATAAAAATAGGGAGTGAGGGAATTATGAAAAAAGTTATGGGATTACTACTAATGATTACAATTTTATTTGGAGGTTGTACAAGTTTAGGTACAAAGAAACAAAAGTTAGTTGGAAAAGAGTATATTCTTGTTCAAGAAAATTCAATACCAAATGTTTTAATTGGATTTGATGAGCATAACTTTTATGGATTTTCTGGCTTAAATAATTATTTTGGAAGATATGAGAAAAAAGGAAATAAAATCAAACTAGAAAAATTAGGATCTACTCTAATGGCTGGTTCTGACAAAGTTATGAAAATGGAAACAGAATATTTAAATAAAATAGAAAAAGTTCAGTATTATTCAATCGAAGATGATATATTAACATTGGAATTAAATGATGGGGAAGTATTAAAATATAAGGAAAATAAAAAATTAGAAAAAAAATAAAATAAAATAAAAAATAAAATATATTATTGAGTAAAAACTCTAAATTCATATGAAAAGAACATGTGAACTTAGAGTTTTTTTTATTTTTTAGAAATAATGAAAAAGGAAATTAAAAATAGTTTTGTAAACTTAAATTAAGCTTTTATATTTTAGGAAAAGAGGTAGGGTATGAAAAGAATTGATGAAAAATTAAAAGAGATTGAAAAAGAGTATTTAGAATTACAAGAGGGAATTGAAGAATATTCAAATAATAATATGAAATCAGCAGATTTAAAAAAAAGAGGTTCTAAGTTTGGAATATATGAACAAAAAGGTAAGACAATGATGCTTAGATTAAAAGCTGTTGGTGGTGAATTATCATTAAAAAAATTTAAATCTTTATCAGAGATAATGAAAAAAGAGGAAATCTCATATTTACATCTTTCAACTCGTCAAAATTATCAATTGCATCAAGTTGATTTTACAAGAGTAAAGTCAACAATAGAAGATTGTAACTCAAACGAAATGTATTTTAGAGGTGGAGGAGGAAATACTTTTAGAAGTATACTAGTTTCTACTTATACAGGAGTGGAAAAAAGAGGTGGATTTGATGTTATGCCATATGCAAGAATGGTTGAAAACGAAGTATTTTTTATGGATAAAGCCTTTGATTTTGGAAGAAAATTAAAAATAGGTTTTTCAAATAGCTTAGAAGATGAGTTTGTAATGGCAGTTCAAGATATGGGATTTGTAGCAAAAGAAATAAATGGAAGAAGAGGATTTAAAGTTTATTCTGGTGGAGGAATGGGAAGAAATAGTAAGATCGGTTATGTTTTAATTGATTTCTTACCAGAAGAAGATTTACTAAGAGCAGTAAAAGCTATAATTGATTTATTTTATGATCGTGGAGATAGAGTAAATAGAATGCAAGCAAGATTAAGATTTTTAGTTGAAAAACTTGGGATTTCTGGTTTTAGACAGTTATTTTTAGAATATTTTAATAAAGAAACTATAGAAAACGGAAAAATATCAGAAATTGATTATCTTAAAAAAGTAGACAAGCTAGCTAAGTTTGAAGCAGAAGAAGAAACAAAAGATTTTTTACATTGGAAAGAGATCTGTGTAAAAGAAACAAAATTTAAAGATGTGGTTTCGTTAGTTTTATATGTAAAAAATGGTGATTTAACAGTTGAAGACGTTGAGAAGTTATCTAGATTAATGGGAGATTTAAAGACACCATTAATTAGAGCTACCATAAATCAAAATCTAGTTATACCATTGGTTCATAAATCTGCACTTCCATACATTTATAATTATTTAAATAAAGAGATACCAGAGGTTGTGACACAAACAATTTCTATTAGAGGACAGATAAGATCTTGTGTAGGAGCCAAAGTTTGTATGATTGGTGTTCAAGATTCAGTAAGCATTGCAGATGCGATAGGAAAAGAGTTAGATAGCCTAGCAAAAGAGTACCCACAATATAGAAAAATTATATTTAAAGAAGCTAAAAATATTAGAATATCAGGTTGTCCAAGTTCATGTGCAGGTGTACCAGTAGCACCTCTTGGTTTTATAGGATTAAAGAAAAAAATAAACGATAAATTAGTTGATTGTATGCAAGTTTATATGGGTGGAATTTTAACTGAAGGAATTCAATCTCTAGCATTTGAAATTCCTAACTTGATTCTTCCTATAGAAGAGATACCAATTCTTGTAAAATCATTGTTTAAAGATTATTTAGAAGCTTTACAGACATATGATATTAGTTTTAGTAGTTATATGTATGAAAGAAGATTAGAAGAGTTTAGATAAAAAAAAGGTCGTCATGCTAAGTGTGACGACCTTTTTAATTCATTAGTTTATTTCCACTCTATTATTTTGGCACCTTTATTTTGCATTTCTAAAAAGGCATTGTCAGAATCATTAGGAGAAAGATTGACACCTTTACATCCATTTGATACTACATTGACATCAAAACCTAGTTCTAAAGCATCTAAAACAGTATATTTAACACAGTAATCAGTAGCTAAACCAAGAATAAATAGTTCAGTAACTGAATTTTCTTTTAAAATTTTTAGTAGATTAGTTTCTTTTAATTTACCATTATCAAAAAATCCGCTGTATGAATCAATTTCTAAGTCAGTTCCCTTATATATTATAGTTTTAATTTCAGCTAAATCAGGATGGAATTCAGAGCCATATGTATTCTCGATACAATGATCGGGCCACCAAACCTGTAGAAGGCCATTTAATGTACCTACCTCTCCAATAGTTCCATTAGAATTGCTAGCAAAACTTTTGTGAGTAGATGGATGCCAGTCTTTTGTGGCTACAACTAAAAAATTATTTTGATTGAAGTACTTAATCATATTATTAGCAATATCAATAATTTGATGAGCATCTTTTACAGCTAAGCTTCCACC from Cetobacterium sp. 8H includes these protein-coding regions:
- a CDS encoding META domain-containing protein, producing the protein MKKVMGLLLMITILFGGCTSLGTKKQKLVGKEYILVQENSIPNVLIGFDEHNFYGFSGLNNYFGRYEKKGNKIKLEKLGSTLMAGSDKVMKMETEYLNKIEKVQYYSIEDDILTLELNDGEVLKYKENKKLEKK
- a CDS encoding nitrite/sulfite reductase yields the protein MKRIDEKLKEIEKEYLELQEGIEEYSNNNMKSADLKKRGSKFGIYEQKGKTMMLRLKAVGGELSLKKFKSLSEIMKKEEISYLHLSTRQNYQLHQVDFTRVKSTIEDCNSNEMYFRGGGGNTFRSILVSTYTGVEKRGGFDVMPYARMVENEVFFMDKAFDFGRKLKIGFSNSLEDEFVMAVQDMGFVAKEINGRRGFKVYSGGGMGRNSKIGYVLIDFLPEEDLLRAVKAIIDLFYDRGDRVNRMQARLRFLVEKLGISGFRQLFLEYFNKETIENGKISEIDYLKKVDKLAKFEAEEETKDFLHWKEICVKETKFKDVVSLVLYVKNGDLTVEDVEKLSRLMGDLKTPLIRATINQNLVIPLVHKSALPYIYNYLNKEIPEVVTQTISIRGQIRSCVGAKVCMIGVQDSVSIADAIGKELDSLAKEYPQYRKIIFKEAKNIRISGCPSSCAGVPVAPLGFIGLKKKINDKLVDCMQVYMGGILTEGIQSLAFEIPNLILPIEEIPILVKSLFKDYLEALQTYDISFSSYMYERRLEEFR
- the pncA gene encoding bifunctional nicotinamidase/pyrazinamidase, with the protein product MKALIVVDIQNDFCEGGSLAVKDAHQIIDIANNMIKYFNQNNFLVVATKDWHPSTHKSFASNSNGTIGEVGTLNGLLQVWWPDHCIENTYGSEFHPDLAEIKTIIYKGTDLEIDSYSGFFDNGKLKETNLLKILKENSVTELFILGLATDYCVKYTVLDALELGFDVNVVSNGCKGVNLSPNDSDNAFLEMQNKGAKIIEWK